One window from the genome of Bradyrhizobium xenonodulans encodes:
- a CDS encoding beta strand repeat-containing protein: MASFTVASGSTVTSAKTVGNTDTGTIEAGGTLSSTTDISWTGGAAGQTVVIDNAGTLIATNRGIDTKGSFTTGNFTFTNEAGAKLIAADDAFRINTALTTGTITVDNSGILVSGTVDANGNIVAGTSGQALDFAAIVSASEEINITNHTGAVIGASGNDAIRPGAGIITISNDGLIDATVSASRAINLNTSNLSNITSFTLDNAQHGVIQSQGDAVRITAATLTTSATYSIIVDNSGTIQSTGTGASNGQAIDFTDLVSTSGTIHLTNQATGVIKTADADAIRGGVNMVIDNYGKIFGGGVAGDSNDGVDFQGNAGGVVNNHAGGTIEGTRHGITGDQPIAISNDAGGSIIGDAGSGINMDTASTTTTTILNAGLITGHADGISDGDGIDVDGLIALTNYGSITTTGHSDGILAEAITIGGGSIANYGTITSVERAITVDDSNLGNAFAPTTIYNEGTIRGGNGEAISITDAYADTLTNKGVIDGSIALGGGDDIVNDYIGATFTADIDGGDGIDTFNLLGTGSGTLAHTVNFERLDVQAGNWSVSDAASFASGITIETGARLAIADGGSLTGAITDNGVFASTHSDVFVFNAAISGSGAFDQAGTGTTVLSQSNSYSGGTMLHAGTLELAARDAAGTGAIIFEDGAQTLKIDRAALDHGHLDNTIEGFGGGDTIDLAGIGKATQATLSADNVLTITGSKSGTITLQLDPHAYASGLNFQLSSDGNGGTKITAIADNLVEGTDGNNLLIAKLFSPVGSFLDGKGGNDILIGGQHSDVLNGGAGNDLLYAGAGADQFRFNGTDQAAGQRATDTVFDLNFNKGDALVLYDYEAGTFASSGAHPATVLDTGEGLGSGTVVKSMAALADLVKDSADVTAHRGGANDLVIDISQSNGSHETIVLDHQWQAYSLASSGHFFS; the protein is encoded by the coding sequence ATGGCTTCTTTCACCGTGGCAAGCGGCTCCACAGTCACGTCCGCGAAGACCGTCGGCAACACCGATACCGGCACCATCGAGGCGGGCGGCACGCTGTCCTCCACCACCGACATCAGCTGGACCGGCGGCGCGGCCGGGCAGACCGTCGTGATCGACAACGCCGGAACCCTCATTGCGACGAATCGCGGCATCGACACCAAGGGCTCGTTCACGACGGGCAATTTCACCTTCACCAATGAAGCCGGCGCGAAGTTGATCGCAGCCGACGATGCGTTCCGCATCAACACGGCGCTCACCACCGGCACCATTACTGTCGACAATTCCGGCATCCTCGTCTCAGGCACGGTGGATGCGAACGGCAACATCGTCGCCGGCACCAGCGGGCAGGCGCTCGACTTCGCCGCGATCGTCTCGGCGAGCGAGGAGATCAACATCACCAATCACACCGGCGCCGTGATCGGCGCCTCCGGCAATGATGCGATCCGCCCCGGCGCCGGCATCATCACCATCAGCAATGACGGGCTGATCGACGCGACCGTGTCGGCCAGCCGCGCGATCAATCTGAACACGTCGAACCTCTCGAACATCACCTCGTTCACGCTGGATAACGCGCAGCACGGCGTGATCCAGTCGCAGGGCGATGCGGTGCGCATCACGGCGGCGACGCTGACCACGTCCGCGACCTATTCGATCATTGTCGACAATTCCGGCACCATCCAGTCGACGGGAACGGGCGCCAGCAACGGCCAGGCGATCGATTTCACCGATTTGGTCTCGACCAGCGGCACCATTCACCTCACCAACCAGGCGACCGGCGTGATCAAGACGGCGGATGCGGATGCGATCCGCGGCGGCGTCAACATGGTGATCGACAATTACGGCAAGATCTTCGGCGGCGGCGTGGCCGGCGACAGCAATGACGGCGTCGACTTCCAGGGCAACGCCGGTGGCGTCGTCAACAACCATGCGGGCGGCACCATCGAGGGCACCCGCCACGGCATCACCGGCGATCAGCCGATCGCGATCAGCAACGATGCGGGCGGCAGCATCATCGGCGATGCCGGCTCCGGCATCAACATGGACACCGCCAGCACGACCACCACGACCATCCTCAACGCCGGTCTGATCACCGGACATGCGGACGGCATCAGCGATGGCGACGGCATCGACGTCGACGGCCTCATCGCGCTGACCAATTACGGTTCGATCACGACGACGGGCCACAGCGACGGCATCCTCGCCGAAGCGATCACCATCGGCGGCGGCAGCATTGCGAATTACGGCACGATCACCAGCGTCGAGCGCGCCATCACGGTCGACGATTCCAACCTCGGCAACGCCTTCGCGCCGACGACGATTTACAACGAAGGCACGATCCGCGGCGGCAACGGCGAGGCGATCTCGATCACCGACGCCTATGCCGACACGCTCACCAACAAGGGCGTCATCGACGGCAGCATCGCGCTCGGCGGCGGCGACGACATCGTGAACGACTACATTGGCGCGACCTTCACCGCTGATATCGACGGCGGCGACGGCATCGACACGTTCAACCTGCTCGGCACCGGCTCCGGCACGCTGGCGCATACGGTGAACTTCGAGCGGCTCGACGTGCAGGCCGGCAATTGGAGCGTCAGCGATGCCGCGAGCTTCGCCTCCGGCATCACCATCGAGACCGGCGCCAGGCTCGCGATCGCCGACGGCGGCTCGCTCACCGGCGCCATAACCGACAACGGCGTCTTCGCCTCCACCCATTCAGACGTCTTCGTGTTCAACGCGGCGATCTCCGGCAGCGGCGCGTTCGACCAGGCCGGCACCGGCACCACGGTGCTCAGCCAGAGCAACAGCTACAGCGGCGGCACCATGCTGCATGCCGGCACGCTGGAACTCGCCGCACGCGATGCCGCCGGCACCGGCGCGATCATTTTCGAGGACGGCGCGCAGACGCTGAAGATCGACAGGGCGGCGCTGGACCACGGCCATCTCGACAACACCATCGAAGGCTTCGGCGGCGGCGACACCATCGACCTCGCCGGCATCGGCAAGGCCACGCAGGCGACGCTGTCGGCCGACAACGTCCTCACCATCACCGGCAGCAAGTCCGGCACGATCACGCTCCAGCTCGATCCGCATGCCTATGCCTCGGGGCTGAACTTCCAGCTGTCCTCCGACGGCAATGGCGGCACCAAGATCACCGCCATCGCCGACAATCTCGTCGAGGGCACCGACGGCAACAATCTCCTGATCGCGAAGCTGTTCAGCCCGGTCGGCAGCTTCCTGGACGGCAAGGGCGGCAACGACATCCTGATCGGCGGCCAGCATTCCGACGTGCTCAATGGCGGGGCCGGCAACGACCTGCTCTACGCCGGCGCCGGCGCGGATCAGTTCCGCTTCAACGGCACCGATCAGGCGGCCGGCCAGCGCGCCACCGATACGGTGTTCGACCTCAACTTCAACAAGGGCGATGCGCTGGTGCTCTACGACTACGAGGCCGGCACCTTCGCCTCATCCGGCGCGCATCCCGCGACCGTGCTCGACACCGGCGAGGGTTTGGGCTCCGGCACGGTGGTGAAGTCGATGGCGGCGCTGGCCGATCTCGTCAAGGATTCGGCCGACGTCACCGCCCATCGCGGCGGCGCCAACGACCTCGTGATCGACATCAGCCAGAGCAATGGCAGCCACGAGACGATCGTGCTCGATCATCAATGGCAGGCCTATTCGCTGGCATCCAGCGGGCATTTCTTCAGCTAG